A single window of Leptospira semungkisensis DNA harbors:
- a CDS encoding ATP-binding protein — MDTQELVLLLEKAFFPAQEGILILEPGTYQILGGNPKANSILGYNKDELKGLSLSGLLSRPDSIGDHNTGAEELGISLLWNLRRKDGVLLLADFTINAFSDSPNSPLIFHIYQRSEIREIELRLYYLQSILRTLRLLKLNLRSLRLSSESTLFQKICDTLKENPHYSLVWGFYRREDGTDQVLIQSDLDTKWRKPLESAWEEKKLVSPFASLLDGSEQFHIYEFGTKIYPDWEEAIMAKDFKRSLSLIIREEGKIIGGIQIISKENMAFDSGENYLYFEIVEDLLSSLQYLRIEKQRRETAKILQFQGALLNSLEVPLLSTDDEGFITYVNNNISSLLGISKEEITGVQVRDLLKLDPEAMDTILLGSRAETRITIRGRHEVPFLLASSSLKDDYGNRIGTILLLLDITEQKKNEELIRASEMKLRNLFASMNNGIVILDPNGKVLEVAPILKFFLFQFLNVEAQDDFPRLFPEEADKGIRAKLDECIRTQRATYFDFSMILLGEEENYFSIKFLPLKKYQDLPVAAMLIFSDVTQTKILDRQLYETAKFASIGEIAAGIAHEVNNPLQSSLLYLEDLVEHEDPDPIERKKVYKRIEGAALRIRDLIKGLLDLGRRAPRKKELVSPYFILLRACELIEVSCKKNGIELKRVANPELPQISVAWQEIEQVLINCLVNAVNAISEMEHKPASPLIQVSARKELYLNGEMVSFTIQDNGPGMSAEVVEKAFLPLYTTRRTKQGTGLGLTISQRIITDHGGSIHLESNPGQGTKVTVRVPVGKV; from the coding sequence ATGGATACTCAGGAATTAGTTCTACTCTTAGAAAAGGCATTCTTTCCCGCGCAGGAAGGAATCCTAATCCTAGAACCGGGAACCTATCAGATCTTGGGAGGAAATCCTAAGGCAAATTCCATCTTAGGCTACAACAAGGACGAACTCAAAGGACTTTCCTTGAGCGGCCTTCTTTCCCGACCGGACAGCATAGGTGATCACAATACCGGAGCAGAAGAATTAGGGATTTCACTCCTCTGGAATTTAAGAAGGAAGGACGGGGTCCTTCTTCTCGCAGACTTTACGATCAACGCATTCTCAGACTCACCTAACTCGCCTTTGATCTTTCATATTTACCAGAGATCCGAGATCAGAGAGATAGAACTTAGACTTTATTATCTGCAAAGCATCCTGAGAACACTTCGCTTATTAAAATTGAACTTAAGATCTCTACGATTAAGTTCCGAAAGCACTCTCTTTCAGAAGATCTGCGATACTTTGAAAGAGAATCCTCACTACAGTTTGGTCTGGGGTTTTTATAGGCGGGAAGACGGCACGGATCAGGTACTCATCCAGTCCGATCTGGATACCAAATGGAGAAAGCCTCTCGAATCCGCGTGGGAAGAAAAGAAATTGGTCTCTCCGTTTGCGAGTCTATTGGACGGCTCAGAACAATTTCATATCTACGAATTCGGAACGAAGATCTATCCGGATTGGGAAGAAGCCATTATGGCCAAGGATTTCAAGAGATCCTTGAGTCTAATCATCCGAGAAGAAGGCAAGATCATCGGAGGAATACAGATCATCTCCAAAGAAAACATGGCCTTCGATTCGGGAGAGAATTATCTCTACTTCGAGATCGTAGAAGATCTACTGTCTTCTCTTCAATATCTAAGGATAGAAAAGCAAAGAAGAGAAACCGCAAAAATCCTGCAATTCCAAGGAGCCTTGTTGAACTCCTTAGAAGTTCCTCTTCTCTCCACAGATGACGAAGGATTCATCACTTACGTTAACAATAATATCAGTTCTCTATTAGGAATATCTAAAGAAGAAATCACAGGTGTCCAAGTAAGAGACCTTCTTAAATTGGATCCGGAGGCGATGGACACAATCCTTCTGGGCTCCAGAGCGGAAACAAGGATCACAATCCGAGGCAGACATGAAGTCCCCTTTCTTCTCGCATCTTCTTCTCTAAAAGATGACTACGGTAACAGAATCGGAACGATCTTATTACTTTTGGATATCACCGAGCAGAAGAAAAACGAAGAATTAATACGTGCTTCCGAAATGAAATTGCGGAACTTATTCGCTTCCATGAATAATGGAATCGTAATATTGGATCCGAATGGAAAAGTTCTGGAAGTAGCCCCTATTCTGAAGTTCTTCTTATTCCAATTCCTGAATGTAGAAGCGCAGGATGATTTTCCTAGATTATTCCCTGAAGAAGCGGATAAGGGAATCCGAGCCAAGCTAGACGAATGCATCAGAACCCAAAGAGCCACTTATTTCGATTTCTCCATGATACTCTTAGGCGAAGAAGAGAATTATTTTTCCATAAAGTTCCTTCCTCTGAAGAAATACCAGGACCTCCCAGTGGCTGCAATGTTGATTTTCTCCGACGTTACTCAAACTAAGATCCTGGACAGACAATTGTACGAGACTGCAAAATTTGCATCCATTGGAGAGATTGCGGCAGGAATCGCACACGAAGTAAACAATCCACTTCAGTCCAGCCTACTCTATTTAGAAGATCTAGTGGAGCATGAAGACCCGGATCCTATCGAAAGAAAGAAAGTCTACAAGAGAATAGAAGGCGCCGCATTACGTATTCGCGACCTGATCAAAGGACTCCTGGACTTGGGAAGAAGAGCACCCAGAAAAAAAGAACTCGTCTCTCCTTACTTCATTCTTCTGAGAGCTTGCGAACTGATAGAAGTCAGTTGCAAGAAAAACGGAATAGAACTCAAAAGAGTCGCAAATCCGGAACTTCCTCAGATCTCCGTTGCTTGGCAGGAGATAGAACAGGTGCTCATCAATTGTCTGGTGAACGCAGTAAACGCGATATCCGAAATGGAACATAAGCCAGCGAGCCCTTTGATACAAGTTTCTGCGCGAAAAGAATTATATTTGAACGGAGAAATGGTGAGTTTTACCATTCAAGATAACGGCCCAGGAATGAGCGCCGAAGTTGTAGAGAAGGCATTCTTACCTCTCTACACCACAAGAAGAACAAAACAAGGAACCGGACTCGGACTGACGATCTCGCAAAGGATTATCACTGATCACGGAGGCTCCATTCATTTAGAATCGAATCCAGGCCAAGGCACCAAGGTCACGGTTCGAGTTCCAGTAGGTAAGGTATGA
- a CDS encoding alpha/beta fold hydrolase, protein MDFLYELFLKNYTRQKISFMRKELGFEPLTVDLGGNQIFFLRRRSVSNSGKSLLLIHGLLDSATGFRRMAPFLRNDYDILMPDIPGFGLSPLPSVKFLYQVDLFSQLLYNAIRKLDLNELVLGGHSMGGLIAMLIAIQDSNWEKRVKRLVLLAPGGIPHPKRDEMKELLFPSKSEEIERLLFALYKENVPELGWLAKKALLSQWNNKAHQFLTENTLDRETQIFIGRKLSAVKQKTLIISGTEDPITDPPMVKKLHSYITHSKLVWIQNVKHALHMEKPKEVSEQINAWL, encoded by the coding sequence ATGGATTTTTTATACGAACTTTTTCTGAAGAATTATACCAGGCAAAAAATCTCATTTATGAGAAAGGAATTAGGCTTCGAACCTCTTACTGTGGACCTGGGAGGCAATCAGATCTTCTTCTTGAGAAGACGATCTGTATCGAATTCAGGCAAATCCCTACTTTTGATCCATGGACTTCTGGATTCTGCAACTGGTTTCCGGAGGATGGCGCCCTTTCTTAGGAATGATTATGACATTTTGATGCCGGATATTCCTGGTTTTGGTCTGAGCCCCCTTCCGTCGGTCAAATTCCTGTACCAGGTGGATCTATTTTCTCAGCTACTCTACAATGCGATCCGTAAATTGGATCTCAATGAATTGGTGTTAGGTGGTCATTCCATGGGAGGTTTGATCGCTATGTTGATCGCCATCCAGGATTCGAATTGGGAGAAGAGGGTAAAAAGACTCGTCCTTCTCGCTCCTGGAGGAATTCCTCATCCAAAAAGAGATGAGATGAAGGAGCTTCTTTTTCCATCCAAGTCGGAAGAGATCGAAAGATTGCTCTTTGCCTTATACAAGGAAAATGTCCCTGAGCTAGGTTGGTTGGCAAAGAAAGCTCTACTCAGCCAATGGAATAATAAGGCACATCAATTTCTGACCGAAAATACTTTGGATAGAGAGACTCAGATTTTTATCGGTCGGAAATTATCCGCAGTGAAACAAAAGACGTTGATCATCTCCGGGACGGAAGATCCGATCACAGATCCTCCTATGGTGAAGAAACTGCATAGTTACATAACGCATAGCAAATTGGTCTGGATCCAGAATGTGAAACACGCACTTCATATGGAAAAGCCCAAAGAAGTTTCAGAACAGATCAACGCTTGGCTTTAA
- a CDS encoding response regulator transcription factor — MNKVRIAIVEDNLGFAKSCADSLIGMEEVDKAEIFSSVEEFSKVGSKQFDLVFLDIILPGKSGIDFLREQRALEDVPKYVMLSTVDSDDALFQAMQAGAIGFVLKKDLKDITEVTKIVLQEGGILSPGLAARVISFFRKPLRKETETLTPREREILHQIVNGAKTKEIAEHFGTKEGTVRIQIKSIFKKLQVNSRVDLVRKFSGP, encoded by the coding sequence ATGAATAAGGTTCGAATCGCAATCGTAGAGGATAATCTAGGATTCGCTAAGTCTTGTGCGGATTCTTTAATCGGAATGGAGGAGGTGGATAAAGCTGAAATCTTCTCCTCCGTGGAGGAATTCTCGAAAGTAGGTTCGAAGCAATTCGATTTGGTATTCTTGGACATTATTCTTCCAGGAAAATCAGGCATAGATTTCTTGAGAGAGCAGAGAGCCTTAGAAGATGTACCCAAGTATGTCATGCTATCCACTGTGGATTCGGACGACGCACTCTTCCAAGCCATGCAGGCGGGAGCGATCGGATTCGTTCTGAAAAAGGATCTGAAAGATATCACCGAGGTCACTAAAATTGTTCTGCAAGAAGGAGGCATTCTTTCTCCAGGACTTGCCGCGAGGGTCATCTCCTTCTTTAGAAAACCTTTACGAAAGGAAACAGAAACTCTTACTCCTAGAGAAAGAGAGATCTTACATCAGATCGTAAATGGTGCAAAGACCAAGGAAATTGCAGAACATTTCGGAACGAAAGAAGGTACAGTTCGCATCCAGATCAAAAGTATTTTCAAAAAGCTGCAAGTGAACTCGAGAGTCGATTTGGTCCGTAAATTTTCGGGTCCATGA
- a CDS encoding lysophospholipid acyltransferase family protein, protein MKIRFMAWMATQFLRLIYFTVRWERIDLPENTKHYLEERKGFLLALWHNQIPNIIDFTYKFYIKRYDRNVAPMASQSKDGELVTRVIANFGMKPKRGSSRRGGATALKALIQHSKSGNISLITPDGPTGPVYELKPGIIQLASVTGYPIISYCGVYTKFWIVNSWDRVFVPKPFSKVTFYVSEPFFIPKLKGEEDLEVWRKKFEAFMLAQVGVSAEEAENLRKEVREAAEAKRKAREN, encoded by the coding sequence TTGAAGATCCGATTTATGGCCTGGATGGCTACTCAATTCCTAAGATTGATCTATTTTACGGTTCGTTGGGAAAGGATCGATCTTCCTGAAAATACAAAGCACTATCTTGAGGAAAGAAAAGGGTTTCTATTAGCGCTCTGGCATAATCAGATCCCGAATATTATAGATTTCACATATAAGTTTTATATTAAGCGTTATGATCGAAATGTAGCTCCAATGGCCTCTCAATCCAAGGACGGAGAATTGGTCACCAGAGTAATCGCTAATTTCGGAATGAAACCGAAAAGAGGTTCGAGTAGAAGGGGCGGAGCGACCGCTTTAAAAGCCTTAATTCAACATTCTAAAAGCGGAAACATAAGCTTAATCACACCCGATGGCCCGACCGGTCCAGTATACGAATTAAAACCAGGGATCATACAGCTCGCTTCCGTAACTGGCTATCCGATCATCTCTTATTGCGGAGTTTATACCAAATTCTGGATCGTTAATAGTTGGGATCGTGTCTTCGTTCCCAAGCCATTTTCTAAAGTGACCTTCTATGTCTCTGAACCCTTCTTCATTCCCAAATTAAAGGGAGAAGAAGATCTTGAAGTTTGGAGAAAGAAATTCGAAGCCTTTATGTTGGCTCAAGTAGGAGTAAGCGCAGAAGAAGCGGAGAATTTAAGAAAGGAAGTCCGAGAAGCCGCAGAGGCAAAGAGAAAAGCGAGAGAGAATTAA
- a CDS encoding transmembrane 220 family protein — protein sequence MISFFADSFRIGTVLAWIALAALQYDEPDSRVWILTYLVVGLLFSTEWFLFFRDTGRRILIAGLGKAIAAGYFIWAMYNYLDDPRPNLDSRIFRESLGLIVSAIWLFLLPVFQRSKAT from the coding sequence ATGATTTCTTTTTTTGCGGATTCGTTTCGGATCGGTACAGTTCTGGCCTGGATTGCGCTCGCAGCATTACAGTATGACGAGCCTGATTCCAGGGTTTGGATCTTAACCTATCTAGTAGTAGGTCTTTTATTTTCAACAGAATGGTTCTTATTCTTTAGAGATACAGGAAGAAGGATCTTGATCGCAGGGCTTGGAAAGGCAATCGCAGCAGGATATTTTATCTGGGCGATGTACAATTATCTGGATGATCCCAGACCAAATCTAGATTCAAGGATCTTTCGAGAAAGCTTGGGACTGATTGTCTCCGCAATTTGGCTTTTTCTATTGCCCGTCTTTCAAAGGAGCAAAGCGACTTGA
- a CDS encoding FAD-binding oxidoreductase: MSIAQDKKDTLIKVLGEDRVFFKGEDKMDQATFLSFGTDRTKVYPPDYEILTFPKNTQEVSEIVKFAFQNDLKVVPSGGRTGYAGGAVAKAGEIVISLSKMDQVLDFDPFFGSLTVQAGMITKNLHKEAEERGFYFPVDFAATGSSHIGGNIATNAGGVRVVHYGLIRQWVLGLKVVTGTGEVLEFNGEILKNNTGYDLKHLFIGSEGTLGIITECTLKLTKKPLDNRILFTAVPDFPSILELFKETHNMTVPILAFEFLTQYCLGKVMDHLHVPDPFSAPSPYYVLMEFEISEPADEEKLFSFLETILEKGFVSDGSLAQNSRQAETFWKYREGISESISMDYTVHKNDISLPLRNMNPFLNDMEALLSSKYPGFEVALFGHIGDGNLHLNIVKPQGLSDADFFSQCKKVDPSMFELLQKHHGSISAEHGIGLLKKDFLHYSRSQAEIEVMRMIKKALDPKNILNPGKILP; the protein is encoded by the coding sequence ATGAGTATTGCCCAAGATAAAAAAGATACATTGATCAAAGTTTTAGGAGAAGACAGAGTCTTCTTCAAAGGGGAAGACAAGATGGACCAAGCCACCTTTCTTTCCTTTGGAACGGACAGGACAAAGGTTTATCCTCCTGATTATGAAATTTTAACATTCCCTAAAAACACCCAAGAAGTTTCTGAGATCGTCAAATTCGCATTTCAAAACGATCTGAAAGTTGTTCCTTCCGGAGGAAGAACAGGTTACGCAGGGGGAGCAGTTGCAAAAGCAGGAGAAATTGTGATCTCCCTTTCTAAAATGGACCAAGTCTTGGACTTCGATCCGTTCTTCGGTTCACTTACAGTGCAAGCAGGAATGATCACGAAAAATCTACACAAAGAAGCCGAAGAGAGAGGCTTTTACTTTCCTGTGGATTTTGCAGCAACAGGTTCTTCTCATATTGGCGGAAATATCGCAACAAACGCTGGCGGCGTTCGAGTGGTCCATTACGGACTGATCCGCCAATGGGTCTTAGGACTGAAAGTAGTCACTGGAACAGGAGAGGTCCTGGAATTCAATGGAGAGATCCTAAAGAATAATACCGGCTACGATCTAAAGCATCTATTTATCGGCTCAGAAGGAACCTTAGGGATCATCACCGAATGCACCCTAAAATTGACCAAAAAACCTTTGGACAATCGGATCTTATTTACTGCCGTTCCGGACTTTCCTTCTATATTAGAATTATTTAAAGAAACTCATAATATGACGGTTCCTATCTTGGCCTTCGAGTTTCTCACTCAATATTGCTTAGGAAAGGTAATGGATCATCTTCATGTGCCTGATCCATTCTCCGCTCCCAGTCCATATTATGTTTTAATGGAATTCGAGATCTCCGAGCCGGCAGACGAAGAAAAGCTATTCTCCTTCTTGGAAACCATTTTAGAAAAAGGATTCGTAAGCGACGGAAGCCTCGCCCAAAATTCCAGACAAGCAGAAACTTTCTGGAAATATAGAGAAGGGATTAGCGAATCCATTTCCATGGATTATACCGTACATAAGAACGATATCTCTCTTCCTCTAAGGAACATGAATCCGTTCTTGAACGATATGGAAGCATTGCTTTCTTCGAAATATCCTGGATTCGAGGTGGCTCTCTTCGGACATATCGGCGACGGAAATCTTCACCTGAATATAGTAAAGCCTCAGGGATTGTCGGATGCGGACTTCTTTTCTCAATGCAAGAAAGTCGATCCGTCCATGTTCGAACTATTACAAAAACATCATGGATCTATCAGTGCAGAACATGGGATCGGCCTCTTAAAAAAAGACTTCTTACATTACTCAAGATCTCAAGCAGAGATCGAGGTGATGCGAATGATCAAAAAGGCACTCGATCCCAAAAACATACTAAATCCAGGAAAGATCCTGCCTTAA